The sequence actcacacacaccaccaccaccaccaacaacaacaataactTCCACACTGGCTTCCAAGGACCTTGTAGGCACTCCTCCTCAGTACATGCCTAATATGACCCATGGTGTTGTTATCCACGGCATCACTCCAGGGAATTCTTGCAGGGATGGACACCAGCCAGATCGAGTTTACACATTATACCCTACCTGAAAACCTAGCTGGAGATCCTGCATATAAAGTCATCCTAGAGCGAATCCTTTTGTAAAATGAATGGCTTTTTCCTAAATTATCTTGTGGAGTAGGCTAGCGTGGGCTTGACTCTCACTCCCACCAATGAATAGAAGTGTGGCcatgaacaagttatttaaccttttcaaatctgtttccttatctgtgaaatgggtctACAATTCCTTTCTCCACAGAGCTTGTGTGATGATTAAATGATATGTTTGTAAAGTGCTCAATGCATGTGATTTCTCTTTTTACCATTGTGTCAAGTTATGTCTTTATCTCTGAAGTGTGAATTGAAGTGGAGCTCACAGGTCTAAGTTCTTCTCTCTTCCACCCTCTCCTAATGCACTTTATTCTATCTGGGTCCAGAACCTCTTTTTAAGCTGTTAAAATTGCGGGGGAGGTATGATAAAAGGGGCTGTTTTGTGAAGGACTACAAAATGTCCATTCCATCTTtatatttcctcttcctcctcaaggCACCAAATGCAGATGCAACTGCCCTCCACAGGTAACCATCTGtgtgtgagaatgtgtgtgtttgtgtgttcacTGAAAGTGAGTGGTGCCCATATGGGCGTGTGTGCCAGCCCACACCTAGAGCACAGGCTGTGTTCCCCATCTCCTCTCCTActcactcctccctccccagatCTGCCCTCAGGCCTGGCCTCTAACAAGAGAAAGTTGCGGAGGGAGTTGGACCCTTGTCTTAATGCAGACCTAACCCAAGGGCTCTTGGCAGAGAGCAGCAATGGCCTGGGAATCTACCAAAGATTAGGGGAATTAACCATGACTAAGATGGAGAAGGAATGCTGTGGCAGAGGGCAGAACAACAGAAGGGACAGGGAACCTGGGGATGGCCAATCTGGCCCGACGGGGAAACCTGGGGAGCCCTGGACACCTGCCTAGCCAAacccctctgctccccctccctcccaggcagcAAAATGCCAGAATGGATTTGAGACATGTGTGCCCTGCATGTCTCGTGTGGGCTCACCTGGTCTTGGCAATACATTTGGATTAGAATCAAACTTGGGTCTgaaatagagtttaaaataatAGTGTTCTGTGTGTCTAATCCTTACAGACATGTGCTGGGTTTCTGTGTTTcctacatacacacaaacatatgtgCTGCTAACATAAAACTCTATCTGTGGCATTTGTTAAAACATGCTGCCCGTGTATGACTCTGAGAAGACCTTTGTATGATTTCCAGACACCAGATGAACGTATGTCTGCATGTGTTTTGCAAGTGATCATGTGATGACATATTCCAAGAGCACACATGGAGGGTCCTTGTGGGTTAGAGAATGAGCAGCGAGGAATGGCGTTGGGTCTCAGGGTCCTGatagaataagaaacaaaatctattttttagTCCACAGTAGCCACTTAAGGAATGAAAATTGAgaagctgaatgaatgaatgtttggATAATGGACATTGGGTGAAAGGCCTGAGAATTTGGTGGGGCTTGGGCATTCTTGACactcttttgaaaaagaaagtatcGGTCAGCAAGGGAGGCTAGGAGATAACACCACTGGTCATGCTGTAGCCCATCCCCCTGAATGGCTTTGGTCTCATTCTCAGGAAGGAAGAAACCCAGGCCTACCTTCCCCACCATCCAGCACCCAGAATCCAAAGAATTGatgctgtttttaaagaaaaatatgctatcccatatgtttatttaatCCCCTAAATTGGTTCCAGAAAGAAGTTAAGTGAGCTAtaccacaaaataaaattaaatttaaaaaaagatgaggaaataaGACAGAGGGAAAAGCACAGCAGGATAAGTTCAGGAGGGTAGGCACACTTCTCTGCGAAAGTTGGCTGACATGCGGCCAAGATTAACAGGCCCCTTAAGTTTTGcgttttttgtgttttgtgtttttgtattttgaagaTTTTCAGGAGCCCAGTGATTCCCTGATTCCAGGGGAACTTATCCTGTGTTTTGCTGGAGTCAACATCATTGCATTTATATGAAGGCAGAAAAAAGTTCTAAAGAATTCTCTCATACCTTGTAGGTGAAGGAAGAGAGAATAGGAATTGGCTGTACTTCGACAGTGGAAAATTTACCAGTGGTCCTTCAAACTTTTACATAGCATTTGACCCCAATTTACACTTTTTGCAATTTATCCCACAGATATGATCAGATATGTTCAGCTATAGTCGAGAATGTTaagtacaacaatgtgaataaaaGCCAAAGGTTGGGGACTTGCTATACGATCATGGACAGTGGATACATTGCACTCCTTTTACAAAGGAGCATTATACAGCCTTAAAAAAGAGTGACTGAGCTCTGTATCTTTGGACATGGAGCAACCTCTCAGCTATTATAAACGGGGAAAATTATATTGTAGGGCAGTGTGTATTCTCACACAGCACAATGTTTTCCTGAAATAAACAGGAAGCTTAGCTGTGGCTTCCTCAGGAGGTTGGTGGGTACAATGAAGAGAGACTTTCACTTCTCAATTGGGGATATAACCTTCGGTACTAAATGACTTTTTCCTCTCACCATTATTAGCAAGTAGTATAATcctttataatttaaatgttagtttttctagaataaactttaaaaagctatttataaacttaaaaacacaTGTGTAAGCAAATGACGAAGAACGGCAACAATCTCTCTGGTTTACTGAGTGCCTCCGCGCCTAGAGCTTAATATGCTCTAACGCAGTTGCTCTTTATAACAAatttatgtacacacatacacatatctcCACTTAACAGGTGAGAAAAGTGACATTTAGGGAGATTAAATGacacaactagtaagtggcaAAGAGTGGATTCCATCCCCAAACTGTGAAATCCCCAAACCCACGCTGTCTTTTTTCGCCGTCCTTCGTCCTCCGCCTCCAGGCGAAAAGCGCACTTACTGGACGGCGGTTCGCACGCGGGCGCAGCGACCCAGCCGGGGGCACCCGCGGCCCCTGCGCGCACGGGTCTCCGCGCTTGGGGAGCGCGCGCGCACGCTGCGGCGcggcccggcggcggcggcgacgacGTCACAGCCAGAGTTTTCCTTTTCGGGAGTCCCCGGCACACATCCTGTGTCCATGTTTGGGCATTTACGTCACGGCGGCAGGGCCGGGGCCTCCCGAAATGGCAGTGGCCCCGGGAGTCGGAAGCCCTGAGCCAGCGCTGCCGCTGCTATATAAGTGGGGGGGCCGAGGTTTTGGGGGAGCCCGGCTGCGCTTTGGAGAAGCGACTAGCAGCCGCTTGAGGCCGGCCCCAACGAGTAAGAACACCACGGCCCCCTGACCCCTTTTGAGGAGGTGAGCGCTGGGAGCCAGGAGCCCGGGCGCCTGGGTCTGCGAGGCTCAGGGCGCCCCGACAGCCGGCCTTCCCCGCCGTCCGCGCGCGCCCAAGCCCAGCGGGCgaggcccccggccccccgcagCCACTGCCTCGCCATGCTCCACCTTAACGAGTTTTCCGGCCCCGAATCTCTTCTGGTCAAGTCCTCCGAGGGCTGTTGCTCGGAACCCAGCACCGAACTGCCCCAGCTGCCCGCCAGGGACGCGGCCGCTGGCTACACCGGAGGTAAGGAGCTTGGCCGGGGTTGCTCAGACGGCCGCGCAATGCGGGGGCACACAGTGCCTGAGAACAGACAGGGTCTGGGACGCAGGAGGTGTGGGGGTAGGAATCGTAGGGAGCTCGGGGGAGTCTTGGGGTGCGCACCGCCATTGGCACCCCCACCGGGCCGCCAGCGCCTCCACaggaaattgtgtgtgtgtcaaGGTGTCCCTTTTGCCTGTGCACGTGTGTTTTGCGTATGCATGTTTTTGTGTGCGTCCTGGGGTGTGCGCCGGCTCCAACTGGATTAAAATGTGCAAAACGGCATTTTATATGTGTCAATGCGCACCAAGGGATCCTTGTGTAAGGGCTGCAGACTCTGAGGCGCGCCCTTTCATGTGCCTGGGGTTGATTCCTGCTCCTTCCTCAGCAGGCGACTTCTTGAGCTGGGCTTTGAGCAGCTGTGGCACCGGAGGAGACTTAGCCGAGTCCTGCTTCCTGGAGGGGCCTgcgcccacaccccctcccagcctcagctACAGTGGTAGCTTCTTTATCCAGGCAGTGCCCGAACACCCGCACGACCCGGAGTCACTCTTCAACCTCATGTCCGGCATCTTGGGCCTGGCACCTTTCCCTGGCCCTGACGTGCCAGCATCCCGGTCTCCACTGGACGCCTCTTTTCCCTCAGGCCCCGACGCCTTGCTGCCGGGTCCCCCGGACCTTTACTCCCCAGATCTGGGAGCTGCAGCCTTCCCAGAGGCGTTCTGGGAGGCCTTGCCCTCGGCTGGCGCCCCGTCGCAGTGCCTGTATGAACCTCAGCTCTCCCCACCCGACGTCAAGCCAGGCCGCCGGGCTCCTCCGGCCTCCCCAGCGCTGGACACTGCCTCGGCCTTCAAAGGTCTCTACGCCCCCTGGGAGCTGCTCTCTGCCGGGGGCCCAGGGAGCGGTAGCTCACAGGGAGGCTACCAGGCCTCCTCCGAGGCCCGTTTCCCCGCGATGGGAGCCAAGATTGAAGATCTGCTGTCTATCAGCTGCCCCGCGGAGCTGCCGGCCGACTCGGCCAACAGATTCTACCCTACGGGGGCTTACGAAGCTTTCCCGCTGGCCTCGGGTAACTTAGGTGAGGGGATCGAGGGCCTCTCCGGGCTTTTGACCCCTCctagtggggaaggagggagtagCGGCGACAGCGAAGAGTTTCTGGCCGGTGCGCAGCCTCAGCTCTCCCCCCTGAGCCTCTGCAGCGCCGCGGCGGACTTCCCGAAACCTGTGGCGGCGGACGTCCCTGGGAACAGTGGCGTGCCCGAGCCTCCTGGGCCGACGGCCCCATTCCCCCCGGTAAAGGCGCGGCGCAAGGGGCGCCGCGGGGGCAAGTGCAGCGCACGCTGCTTCTGTCCACGGCCGCATGCCAAGGCTTTCGCTTGCCCGGTGGAGAGCTGTGTGCGCAGCTTTGCGCGTTCCGACGAGCTCAACCGCCACCTGCGCATCCACACGGGCCACAAGCCCTTCCAGTGCCGCATCTGCCTCCGCAACTTCAGCCGCAGCGACCACCTTACCACACACGTGCGCACCCACACGGGCGAGAAGCCCTTTGCCTGTGACGTGTGCGGCCGCCGCTTCGCGCGCAGTGATGAGAAGAAGCGGCACAGCAAGGTGCACCTCAAGCAGAAGGCGCGCGCAGAGGAGCGGCTCAAGGGCCTTGGCTTTTACTCATTGGGCTTCTCCTTCGCCGCCCTGTGAGGAAGAAATAGGTTTGTAGATTGGGGCACCGCTGCCCGGGGCGCAGGAGAACACAAGACCCGTCCCCCTCCTTCGCTCCTCTTCCCGGCCCACCCCGAGGCCAGCCTCTGGTCGGCTTCAAAGTTCCCTTGAAGCTCCTGCCGCACACTTTCCGTTCAGCACCAGCTCCGTGGACAGCTCCCGCCGTCCAGGCTCTGTTTCCGCGTGAGCTGCGCTTGGGGGAAGTCCTGTCAGGCCACCCACTGAGCAGGTATTTCTTCGGGATTCAAGACCACGTTTTGTACCTGGCGCACCCCCAACACCGTCCGCTAGTTCCCTGCCTCGCCCCCAGACAGGCCGGGGCAGCGCCGAGCCGGTCTCGAGCGGTATTTTGTACAGCAGTGTCGTTTCCAGCAGCCATTGGATGTAACGTTTTGCTTTGGGgttatttccttttgttgttaatttttgtaAAGCAGACGCTACTCTCAAGCAGTTGGCAAAACTGtttatttttgcaattaaaaTTATTGTGCTAAAAGCTTACTGAATCTGCCATCCAAGCTCTTGACCCTTCCCCCCaaactcctctcccctcccagaaaATATGTACCAGAAAAGCAAGGAGTTCCTCACACTCATAGAGTTATTACCCACCTCCTGTCAGGCATTGTGGCAcgtagtaggtattcaataaatatgtaatgaATTAACAAATGAATTTAATCACAGCTAGCCTAAGGGCTCAAGGTGTTCCTGGAAGTTTTGCATATATTATCCTCCTTAATCCTCACAATCCTGAGTGCAGCGTTCATATACTCCATTTCAAAGATCCAGGAAACAAAGTAGTTAACTTTCTGGGTAACCCAGCTAGGGACAGACCCAGTCAAACTCACATCTGTCTGGCTTCAAAGCCAGTGCTTTTCTTTCCAACCCCAGAATGGCGGAACCTCTGCCTAATAGCACTGTTTGGAAAGGCTTCCTATCAAGAGGTTAAACAGATTCCACAACTAGAGGGAGCCCCAGGCAGTGAGGACGGCAGCAGAAGACTGTAGTGTTTCCGTCCCGTTTGTGAACACCCAGTGTGTTGGGTGTCATAGAGCCTCCAGCATGTGCCTGTGCATCTGTGTGGGACTCGAGTGCTGTCAGTGCCAAAAGGGATACAGCGTTcatctaccaggggtgtccaaccttcccacctctctgggccacactgggagaagaagagctgtcctgggccacacattaaatacattgcgacacataatcacacacacacacaaatcataatgttttaattaaatttgcagttttgtgttgggccacattcatagccatcctgggacaggtgcagcccacaggccgcaggttggacacccctgatccTAGACTACTGATGGCAGAGCCAAATCTAGAGAAGAGAGGGTGCATGCCAGAGGCTCACAGCCACCTTAGCTGCTCTTTCCACAAAGCATCTTCCCCAGGAGGCAGCAGCCCCCTTACTGTCCATTTCTGCACCTGGCATAgccctttttctctgactcttCTCCTGGTAAATTCTATCTTGGCTTTTTAAGGGGACAGAGCAGCTAAGAGGGTGGTGAGGAAAGCATGGCCCTATAATGGGGAAGGTGGCATTTCACTTGGTCACCCTTCCCTCCATGAACTTCTTACCCAGAAGCTTATACACTCTTTCTGGTCACCTTGGGCAGACTTTGGGACATAAAATGTCTGTCATGCATCCCATCTCTCTTCCCCAACAGCTTCTGTCTGCTAAGGAAAGAATAGGGCCTGTCTGGGAGGCTTCATACTATTCTTGAACTTACAGCCCTGaacagtgtagctcagttgatgggcatcatcccacaaagcaaaaggtcatcagtttgattcccagtcagggcacatgctcaggttgtgggttcatccccagatggggtgcatatgagaggcaaccaaatgttcctctttcacatcaatgtttgtctgcttctcttcctttctccctccccctctctctaaaaaataaataaaatctctttaaaaaataataataataaaagagggAGCCTTACAATGCTGTGGTGCCAGATCAACTCAGCATCTGGTCCTTTGGCTTCTTTATCCCTTTGCCCTCAGACGTGggcaccctccacccccacagtccAGTGAGCCAGAGACAAGATTATCAAGTCAGAGAATTCTACCCACTTATCTCCCCAGGTGTTAAGTGCTTTCACAGTGGTTGACTATTTTGTATCCAGTAAACAACTTTGTGATAAAAGATTCGGTAACTCTCTTCTAGGagagttaacattttttaaaaagtagcctgCAGAGGGCAATGTTTAAACCTAGAGAGAGGCTCAAATGATGCCAGGTATCATGATGGGTAACTGCAGTAGACACATGGAGACAAGCTAATGATGATTCCCACTGTCTTACTGTTTAAGTGACCACACCTTTTATTTATAAGCACAGACCACCTGACTTCACCTTCCATGCTAAGGAAAGAGCACAAAGATTCGGATTTCAAGCAACTGGTCCCAAAACACACAACCTGAACAAAGGAAGAAGGGCAGACAGGCTGCGGGTGGGTGGTGTCTCCCCACCTCACCCTTACCTCCTTCAGCAGCATGCCATCAAGTACCGTCCGCTCTGTCATGCCCCATCTTGTGTTCCCACCCGCCTAGGCCTAATATCGCTGGTGAGAAAACTGACCTGGTAGTGGTGCTAGTACCATAGCCCAGCTTAGTTCTAGAACCCCCAGCCGAGAAGTCCCTCCTGTTACTTCTAAGAGAAACTGCTGCATTTTCTGGAGTGTCCCCTCGGGATTCTGAGAGGAGAGAATGTTAAGCAGGAGGtggaaagaattaaaatcaaacaatcagAATATCAATCCAAACCCAGGGCCCAAGCAGAATTAGGGACTAACAGAGAGCTCATTTTCTTCACTTGATTCTCTTTTTCATTTGGTCCTCACAATGTGGGTGTTTCCCAGACTTGGTTCTGAGCTCACACCTTCCCTATTTCAACATCCTTCTTGGAGAGCACACTCACCCCCAGGCCATCATCTGTCACTGCTACACTGATGACTTCTAAGTCAGCCAgcgctggcccccaccccagctgcagcCCCTTGGTTCTGACTAATGAACATCCCCATATGGGTATCCCACCACCATTTCAAATACAATCTGTCCAAAATCAAGCCATCCTTCCATATATTCAATTTTTGCTAATGGTAACCATCATGTGTTTGATTTCCTAGACTCACTGAAATAACTACAGTTCTGTAGGGTTCACCtttgaccccctccccccacatccaGGCTCTAGCTCAGACCTGTTGGATCTCATTGAAGTTCTTCAGGGTCTTATCTACTTTCATTCACGgcacattgttttcttttatgtgttgTAGGTTTTATCTCACTGAAGACTAGTTTTGTAAACTAGTTTTGTAAACTAGTCTTCAGTGAGAATTTACCTGGGCAGTAATACTCTGTGGCCTGGGTTGAGGGTGTGCTTCTCCTGAgcaattttgttatttgtttgtgcCAGGCACTCCCAGAGTGTCAACTAATGGAGACCAATCTTTATGTTAATTTCTTGGCTAGAGGTTCCTGTTCCATGCAGGTGTGGCGTTCACACTCTAATTCACGCAGTTATGAATTATCAGaggcgcctcctcctcctccaagcaGAGCCCGGGTCAGGATAGCCTAGCACTGTGTGtatgcctccctccccacacttCCTGGGGCTGATCACAGCACACTTCATGCTTACATTTCCTGACCTCAGTTCCTTTGCTTTGATCCATGTAGATTTCCTCTCCTATCTTGCAAGCTCAACTAAGCATTTCAGGTGCCTGTTATATTTCGTGAATCAGTCTGCATATTGTGTAGCAGGAAGGTCTTGAGGTTATCTATTCAACAGTATTGCTGAAAACTGAAGCCAGAAGATGTTGGtttctctattaaaatatttcccacatTTATCCTCTCTTTGCCTATTACCAGCACCTCAGTCCCTGCCAGCCTCCACATTCACAAACAGCTTGGTCATGACAATCACATAGAATCTCATAATAACCTGTAGTTCAAAGGAGCTTATAAGAACATCCAATCTGACTTCTCGTTgtatagaggaggaaactgaggcccaacgAGTTTGGGGGTTTTCTTAAGGACACCACACAAATGATAACAGATTGAAGTGGGCCTTGAATCTAGGC is a genomic window of Phyllostomus discolor isolate MPI-MPIP mPhyDis1 chromosome 6, mPhyDis1.pri.v3, whole genome shotgun sequence containing:
- the EGR4 gene encoding early growth response protein 4 isoform X1; translation: MLHLNEFSGPESLLVKSSEGCCSEPSTELPQLPARDAAAGYTGGDFLSWALSSCGTGGDLAESCFLEGPAPTPPPSLSYSGSFFIQAVPEHPHDPESLFNLMSGILGLAPFPGPDVPASRSPLDASFPSGPDALLPGPPDLYSPDLGAAAFPEAFWEALPSAGAPSQCLYEPQLSPPDVKPGRRAPPASPALDTASAFKGLYAPWELLSAGGPGSGSSQGGYQASSEARFPAMGAKIEDLLSISCPAELPADSANRFYPTGAYEAFPLASGNLGEGIEGLSGLLTPPSGEGGSSGDSEEFLAGAQPQLSPLSLCSAAADFPKPVAADVPGNSGVPEPPGPTAPFPPVKARRKGRRGGKCSARCFCPRPHAKAFACPVESCVRSFARSDELNRHLRIHTGHKPFQCRICLRNFSRSDHLTTHVRTHTGEKPFACDVCGRRFARSDEKKRHSKVHLKQKARAEERLKGLGFYSLGFSFAAL
- the EGR4 gene encoding early growth response protein 4 isoform X2, with protein sequence MLHLNEFSGPESLLVKSSEGCCSEPSTELPQLPARDAAAGYTGAGDFLSWALSSCGTGGDLAESCFLEGPAPTPPPSLSYSGSFFIQAVPEHPHDPESLFNLMSGILGLAPFPGPDVPASRSPLDASFPSGPDALLPGPPDLYSPDLGAAAFPEAFWEALPSAGAPSQCLYEPQLSPPDVKPGRRAPPASPALDTASAFKGLYAPWELLSAGGPGSGSSQGGYQASSEARFPAMGAKIEDLLSISCPAELPADSANRFYPTGAYEAFPLASGNLGEGIEGLSGLLTPPSGEGGSSGDSEEFLAGAQPQLSPLSLCSAAADFPKPVAADVPGNSGVPEPPGPTAPFPPVKARRKGRRGGKCSARCFCPRPHAKAFACPVESCVRSFARSDELNRHLRIHTGHKPFQCRICLRNFSRSDHLTTHVRTHTGEKPFACDVCGRRFARSDEKKRHSKVHLKQKARAEERLKGLGFYSLGFSFAAL